The DNA window CTTGATAGCAGAATCCACAGTGATGAGCTATCGAGGGAGTGTATGGGCAGACTTGTGCAATGACAAGTGGAATTCAGCCATGATACAAAGAGCAGGCTAAATGTCACCTACCTACATTGCTCCAGTCAGatgctccaggaaaaaaataaacccttgACCTCCACCTGGAATTTATCTCTCCCTGAAGCCCCTGATTTGGAGGAAGATTCAGACTAAGGGGAATTATGGATCTAGACACCCACATTATAAGATCTGAAAATGATTACAGGgtatttttgttctgtaagTAAACTATAGGATTACTCTTTTAGGGTGCCATATTGGCGGTGAAGAGGTGACTAGCTTTTACATAGCAGTTGTGAAAACAGCCATCCACATCACTGCTTCTGACTCAAGTACCAGCTCTGAAGAGAGATGCTGTTGGATCTTAGTCTCAAATTTGTGTCTGTACATGACAGTGAACTCCCACTCTTATCCCCTAAAGAAAGCGACTGACTATCTGGATTTTTCATCTAGTACTGTCAAGGTGGGTTGTATCCGCTCCAAGCTCACGTGTGGGACTCGGACCAGCAGGGGCACAGCCTGAGGATCTCTACATCTCACACATTCAACCTTTGACAAGCAGTTTAAAGTTACCGAAGTGTTCAAGAACATAATTTCAGGGCTCTGTGAGATTTTACCAATGAAAACGCAAATACTCATAATCATACAAATGcctgaggaaagaaagagtattaagaaaggttttattaaaaaaggctttatttaaaaagccGTTTCTCAGGGCTGTATCTCAGACACATCGCAGCTGTGCTGCGCCCACTTGGGTCTTTGCGGCATCGGGGCGCTTTTCGCTGCCTTCAGACCCGCCCCTGAGAGCTACTGTTTCACCGCCACGGCGTGAGCCCCGATTTTGCGCCTCCCGCTGCTGGGAGTCGGATTCAGCGCGGAGCCGCCCGAGCCCCGATCGGCCCCGGGCCCGGGCAGCGCCGCCTCCCCCCTCGCTCACCGCCGGCGCTCTGCCGCTGGTGGGCTCCGCAGGGCGCGCAGGCCAGGCGGGAGCTGTCGAAGTAGCGGTCGGTGGCGCAGGCGGCGGGGCGTTGGAGCGGGACGGAAAAGGCGCGGGCGGGAGGCAGCGCCACCGACACCGCCACGAgcagcgcggcggcggcggcaccgcggcCCCCCGCTGCCATGGCCACCGCGCGCACCACCGCTACGGCGAGCGCCGCGGGCCAGCCGCCGCAGTACGCGAAGCGTCCACGGGGTGGGCGGGAGGGGAGTGGTACAAACCCGGGATTAGGGTGTGGGCTGCACAGGGGTTTGCTTGGCCTTTGGGAGATTAGGAGGAGGACACAAGAGCACGGCGAGTCCCGGATTACGCTTTCCAGTACCTCGTCTCTAGAACGGTGTATCATACTAATGTAACACTTGTTTGTAACTTCCCCCCGTGAGAGGAAACTGGTAACAAGGTGAAAACACAAAATGCCTACAGGAATGGATACACAACCGAAGTAACTCCCCTTTACTTCTTTCACCTTTGTCAGGACGTTCTTGTTCCCATtccacagaatgacagaatgggtcaggttggaagggaccacagtgggtcatttggtccaacctctctgctcagaCAGGATCATcccatggcacaggattgtgcccaaacagttcttgaatatctccagcgagggagactccacaacctctctggacaatctgttccagtgcgtggtcacccacacagtaaacaagtttttcctcatattcaggtggaacttcctgtgcaaCAATTTCTGCCCATTGCCGCTTGTCCTATTCCTTCAAATGTTACCAAAACTTTGCAGGGTACTTTATGCCTTGGATATTAATTATTCCTCGTTGCCCCTGTCCTGCGAGCTAATTGCCTAACTATTACAATTCTCGATATTAGCATTGCTTGGAAGCCTATATGCTTATTGCACCAAATGCTTTATTCCTCATTGGGTTTCTTGTGCTGGCTCAACAAGGCTTTAAAAGCTTGAGTTACTGATGTCTTCAAGTTGAATTATCTGTCCTCAGGCTGAAGTATTTTACTATCTAAAAGACGTTAGTTTTTACCCCTTGGTGTGCTTGATTTGTGGAAACCTCCACCTTTCATCCTGCGCAGGATAAGCAATGTCTCCTTTCTAAACTATATTGTCTGTTTAGAGAGCTACTAAAATCGGCAGCATTACTAGGTGAATCtacaaaaaataacattttttttaaattatttgtctACGTAAAATGGAGCAGACAAGTGCTGAATAAGCATAGAAATACAGGGGAGAATACATAAAGGCAGGTGGGATAAACACTAGGATAAAATAACTACCTCACCTGCCCAACAATCctgcctctgcccttccctTTACAAagtctttcctcttcttctgccattcccccatccctgcctgcctttCCTCCCAAACCCCAGACTTAAGCCAGCCCGAGCTGGGTTAGAAATCATGTCTGCCGGTACTGGCAGAGCAGCGGTGAGCGCAAACCCGCTCCCGAGTTCTGAGGCTGGGAGGATGCGGCACTAGCGGGTATGAGCCTGAGCACAGCGTGGTAGCCGAGTCCCGCAGCCCGCCGTGTGACCGATCTCTACATACCGATCTGGTACTGTACAGATCTGTCATTACACAGTTTGGTCATTATACAGCTCTATTTACACGGGACCACAGGGCCGCCCCCGGGCCACAAGGCGCATGCGCACTACCTGCGGCGCGCGCGGGCACACGGTGAATGGGGGCGCGCGAGGCGGCGCACGcgcagcagaggagggagggggcggGGTCACGGGGCAGCGGCGTTTCCCGCCCCGCCCGCAGGGTGCGCGCGCAGCTCCGTGCTCGCGGCGCGCGGCAGGGCTCGCGGGCCGGAAGCGCTCGCGCGGCGCAGCCGCTCCTCGGCGTGggggggcagcggcggcggcgccaTCTTGGCGGAGCCGTGCGGGAGCTGCGGAGTCCGTCCGAGCGCCAGTCCGGTGGGTGCGTGGATGGATGGCGTGAGGGACAGCGCCCGCCTCCTCGGGGTGCGGCGTGTGGCTGAGGGCGGCGCGGGGTTTGCACCGGGAGCCGGTTCTCGGGAGTTCGACCCTCGCGGAACCACTGCGCGGCCGCTCCCCGGGCCGCGGCCTCCTCTTGCCGCCGGCTTTCCCACCCCCTTTCCCCGCTCCTGGTGACTCCCTCAGCCCTGTCCCCGTGCCGAGAGGCGACCGGGCTTCTCCGTGACGGCGGAACACGACTAGCTCTGTTGGGCCGGAGCGCGTGTGGCGCGGGGCGGCCTCCCCTCGGCCCGTCCCCCCCGCCCGTTTTTCGACCTGCCGCCCGCGGCCCCGTGCTCCGGCCCGGCCGGGTCCTGCAGCGGCGGTGGCGCTCGGAGTGAGCGGTGCTCCCAGCCGGCCCAGCTACAGAGCTCAGTTGCGTCTTCCTCCAGCGATGTGCAAAGTGCCATTAGCAGCAGCCTACTTCCACTGTTTAGGCTTATTTTGAAGAACAGAATAAGAAATCTTCCTGTGATCTACCGGTTATTTTTACATTGGTCCAGTTTGTAGTCGGAGTGTTTCTGCGTGTGTTGTTTCTAGCTTGCATACAGATAATGTAATCTCTGAACGTTGTGGTTAAAATACTGGTCTAGTGCAGGTTTAGTTTCCCACAGTGTTTACAAGttgtgggtttattttaatGGCTTTAATGGTATTTGAAATTTCTCGAGGCTGTGGAAGAATAGGTATAGTACTGTTTTCTGGTCAGctttgtttaaatataaaatttcataaaactgtgtttgcttctgtgcttttaaattGGTGGCATGAAGTTGTCAATCTGTTCTCCAAATCCTTGCTCTCTGAGTCCCTGCTGAGTTAATGAATTGGTCTTACTTTTCATGACAAGTCACTGCTTTTGGTCATTCACTTTAAATTGTTGGATGGCTTGTCTGTACTTTCTACCCACGCTTGATTGTTTAATATCCAGTCAGTAAGAACTTATTATTTGAacttgcatttttgtttgtggaCTTCTTAGAGATCACATGATCTGGAATCACTGTGTCTAGTTTTCACCACTGAAGGTTGTGTGTTGTGTCCCTGGTGCATCGTGGAGAACTTGCTCTTTATCACCAAAGAAATACGGAGGAGAGCTGTTGTGAATGATGTTTAAAAATTGGGATAAGAATGTGGAGTTGTGAAATCCAGGAGTACTACAGATTAAATACATCATGAAGTAGCAGGGCAATGGATTTGGTTTTTCAAGACACGACGGTGCTGTATGAAAATTCTGCCCTTGAATTCTCCATACTTTTTGGCACTGCCGTTGCATCTGTTGAGAAGAGACGTAAAGTTCTGGGTCTGGCTGGGACGGAGTTAATGTTCTTCACAGCAGCCCATACAGTtcagtgttttggatttgtggcTGAAAGAATGTTGACAACGCATCAGTGTTTTGGGCTGTGGCTGAACAGTGCTTGCACAGTGTCAAGGCTTTATCTCTTTTCCCTACTCTGCCACTACAGCGAGTGTGCTGAGTATAGGCAAGAAGCTGAGAGGGGAcatggctgggacagctgacccaaactcaccaaagagatattccatgCCATGTAACGTCATGCTCAGCAACAAAAACTGAGgtagaagaagaaatattttaatggtttTGGTTGCCTGAGGGGATTTTTTCTTGGCTCCCAAGGCAGTTGTTATTTGAAGGTAGGCTGGACATCAGTCAGCCTGTAGGAGGTAATGAgtgattttctttgttttgcatttttctcctcactGATGAAACTATCTTTATCTTGACCCACGAGTTCTCTTGACTTTattcttcctattttctttcccGTCCTGCTGATGGGGACGAGGAGTGCACAATGCACAATTGGCTGTGTGggtgcttggctgctggctggagtCGACTTGCCACAAAAGTACAGAGAACAGATGGTCTTTAGAGAAGTTGCTAAATAGGCAgttgttttctgttgtctttgtAAAGTGCTGATGTAGAAGTGACATAAAACCCATTAGTTAGAGAATTTGGGCTTTGCTCTTGTTTTGCTAAGTTCAGTTGGAGTGGCAGTTATGGTTATTGATAGACGACTTGTCACCAGGATCTGGTGCTTTGAGCAAGGGTTTTGGTTTGTAGGAGGGATTTGTCAAATGCTTGGAGTGTTGGGCTGTTGTGTTTGTTCTGAAGGGATGCAGTAATTTGCTACAGAAGcttgtgtttgttctcagaGGACTGTGCTATTTATTTGTGATGTTAGATAATGTTGAAAATCAGGGTATGTTTAAGTCAGTGTAGTAGAGCATTTCTCGTTCTTATGTGTGAACAGCAGTGCAGTACAGTAAAGATACAGGGAAAATACTGAAGTTGGCTTTGTAAATTCAGGTACTTTCCAAAGTTTGTCCTCGttggatatttttctctttcatttgaTGGTCTTCACTGTGTACATTAAGTGTAGTGCTGGACTGGTGAGTAGCATTCTCTTGTGAACCTTGAAACCAGGTGGATCTCAGAAGAATGGACACGTCCTTTAATCCTGAGATGGACTTAAGGATCCTTCAAGGACTCAGTTGAGAGTTGTTCCCTCGATACACTGGCAGTCTGTTTCACTGCAACAGTTCAGTGTGGCACAACCAATGACCAAGTAATCTCATCGTATTTTCATCGTTTCCAGAAGTCAActtaaattttgaatttcttttgcttctgaaatgGAAACACAAAGATGCAGTGCATAGCATCTTGGAACATGCAAGGAGTTCTTCACATGGGTTCATAACATGTTTGGCTTTAGTGTAGCCACTGCTATGGATGAGCTGCAGCAGTGTACCGCAGTATGTAAGCAAAGTACAGGTATCAGCCATTaattatgtttcattttctttccacagtTAAGTTGATTTTACAGAATTTATCAGGTCTCCAAAGCAGAAACAGGTAAGCTGCCAAAAGCTTAACACTTCTCACTGAGTATTGTGACAAGATCATACACAGCCTTTTTTCCTCACGTACTTGTGGCTGGGAACTAGGATATGCTCTCCTGAGTGCTCGTGGCTGCTGCAGTTAATACTCTGACTACGTCAAAGAGACAACTTCTTTGAATGCTGAGAAAACATACATTACTGAACAGAACTGATCACTGGGTAGAGCAACTTGTCAAAGCAGTAAAGGCATCACTGTTTGTGAATTATGTCATTTTCAATGACATagttattcttttcctttctccttttatcAACTAGTGTCCTGTTCAAaaggaaacaggatttttttgttcctcagGACTGGGCAGAGATCTCTGGCATACAGTCACTATGCCATGAAAGACTTGATGTGTTCTTTAGGTATTGTGGATGGTGAGGAATGACTTAGGTGGATTTTGTTGCCCTTAGGATAGGGAATATTGATAGATTTGTGCACGTGTGCTGGTGGAGTAGCTGATTGTTCTGACTAATCAACATTCAGTGAACTGTGTTTTAATCTTGTTCTTGTGAACTTGTGGGTGTTTTGATACCTTCTCTCTCGATTGAGACAAGGGCATTCATTAAAACGGCTCTAGCTTCTTAAATGATAAGATACTGTAATAGCTGAGTACTAAAGACGTGCTATCATGTGTACCTTTTTGTCTGCAGGTGATTTGTGCTGTGGGTTGAGCTCAGCATGGCTGTAGTCATCCGTTTACAGGGGCTTCCTGTTGTTGCGGGTCCTCCAGATATTCGTCGTTTCTTCTTGGGATTGAATATTCCTGATGGAGGTGTGCATATTATTGGAGGAGAGCTTGGGGAGGCTTTTATTATATTTGCAACAGATGAAGATGCACGGCGTGCCATGAGCTGTTCAGGAGGGTTTATCAAGGACTCACGTGTAGAGCTCTTTCTCAGCAGCAAGGCAGAAATGCAGAATACCATAGAAATGAGCCGGAAACGATTTGACCGTGGGGGCCGAGAAACTATGTCTAGCTCTAGAAGAACAGGTACTAATGGTTCTGGTGCATCAAGTGTTGGAGACATGCCACATTTAGTCACAGCTTCTCCAAAAGGAATAAGAAAACCTAGTTACGGGCCACCAAATCGCCTAGAGGCTGGTTTCCATACCAACGGCACAAGACACGGTGATATGGGTATACCTAAGTCAAACTATCAGTTGAGAAAGGATTCTCACCCATTTAACCCAGATGACTGTTACTTATTTCTACGTGGTATACCTTACGCTGCAACAGAAGTGGAAGTACGTGCTTTCCTTTCTGGGATACGTGTCGATGGAGTGATTCTGATAAAGCACCGCAATGGTTTAAACAATGGTGATTGCTTGGTAAAATGTGCTACGCCTGGTGATGCCTTGGAAGGACTTAAACGTCATAGACAGTACATGGGTCAGAGGTTTATAGAAATTAGTCCAACTACGGAGGAACGGTGGATTGAATGCGGTGGGACGGTGGATGTGCCCGATGAAATGGATCACTTTTTCTGCGAAGACCTTTCTCCAAAAAGTTCAGGCTACATGCATTCAAGGAGGCATTCTCGTTCAAGATCACCAAGGAGACAAAGAACGCGTTCCCGTTCATCTCCCAGCCAGGAATATTACATACACTTAAGAAATCTATCTTTTAATGTGGAGAAGAGAGATTTGCGAGATTTTTTCCCTGATCTGGATATATCCAGCAAACAGATCAAGATTCTAACAGATAAGCATCAGAAAAGGACTAGAGATGCCTTTGTGATGTTAAGGAGTGAGAGAGAATACCAGGCTGCTTTGGAATGTCATAGAAAGGTTCTTCTCAATCGTCCTGTTTACATTTTTCCAATTTCAAGAAAGTCAATGTTAAAAATAATCGATTCTTGTGAGAGAAAAAGATCACTAGACAGAGATCATCCTGGACAGGCTATATCAGAAAAAAGTTACCGGGAAGGTCATTCCAGCCCTAAGATATGTGTTTATGTCAGGAATTTTCCATTTGATGTGTCAAAAATTGAAGTGCAAAAGTTCTTTGCAAGATTTAATATTGATGAGGATGATATTTATTTACTCTATGATGAAAAAGGACTTGGACTGGGAGAAGCACTAGTGAAGTTTAAATCTGAAGAACAAGCcatgaaagcagaaaacttaAATCGTCAAACGTTTTTGGGAACAGAGGTATTAATAAGACTTATATCTGAAGAGCAGATGCAGAAGTTCGGTGTATCTGTACCATTATCTGCACCGAATGAAGTGCATGGTTATTCACATCCGTATGACAGAGGTGAGCTTTCCCGTCCAGTCAGTTCACCATCTGGGCCACCACAAGGGCCACCCATGCATTCATTTGGTCCCCCCGGGAACTTTAGGCATCATTCTGAATTTAGACACCCCCCTGAGGACTTCATGGGCCCTCCTAAGGATTTTAGAGGTCCACCACCCCTCATGGATTTCGGTGGTGACAGTGAACCTTTTGGCAGAATGGAGTTTGGGAAtaataaaatgggaaattttCCTGAAGGAAGATTTATGCCGGATCCAAATTTCAGTGGTGGTTCTGAACATGTTGTTCCTATTCTATTGAAAAATTTACCTTTTAAAGCTACTCCTAATGAGATTCTGGATTTTTTCTATGGCTACAGAGTGATTCCGGAGTCAGTTTCTGTGCAGTACAATGAACAAGGATTACCTTCTGGTGATGCCATTGTTGCTATGACAAACTATGAGGAAGCTATGGCTGCTATTAATGAACTGAATGATAGGCCAATTGGTCCACGGAAAGTTAAGCTGAGCTTGCTgtaaaggaggaaaagatgCTCTATAGTAAAACATTCTCGGTTTGACAGTATTGACagttattttaactttttttaattcctggaaGAAACAGTTTCCATCAACGGTTGTAAATAATACCCAGTTCAGTTGTTTAGCTCTTGGTTGAAATGTTTGTAGGACACTGGAAGTCACACATCAAGGTCTAAAGGGATGGAGTTGTaatgctttggggtttttttttagtttgttttaattCCATGTCCTCTGTCTTTgcatcaaataaaaatataaatgctggTTGACTGACCACGCAAATGGTTCAAATAGAAGATTTTCAGTGCTACCTGCATTAGTAAATAACACTTCTTACTGAGGTTagcttaaaatttaaaaaatgaatgatttttattttttgggttttgtttttgtgtaaACTTCAGGTTTTATTCGGTTTCATGTGTTTGCAGgtgtttctgttaaaaaaaggaaaaaagagcttCCTGTTCACATTAGCTcgctttgcaatttttttttaataaaaaggaaattgcCATTTAAATGTGTGTCTTCTGTTTAAAACTTGGATAGTTAATGGTTTCAACTATTATGCTCAGCAGATGTGGGTCTTGGTGAGAATGATGCTGGCTACTTCCTCTGGGAAGAGT is part of the Chiroxiphia lanceolata isolate bChiLan1 chromosome 1, bChiLan1.pri, whole genome shotgun sequence genome and encodes:
- the RBM12B gene encoding RNA-binding protein 12B, with translation MAVVIRLQGLPVVAGPPDIRRFFLGLNIPDGGVHIIGGELGEAFIIFATDEDARRAMSCSGGFIKDSRVELFLSSKAEMQNTIEMSRKRFDRGGRETMSSSRRTGTNGSGASSVGDMPHLVTASPKGIRKPSYGPPNRLEAGFHTNGTRHGDMGIPKSNYQLRKDSHPFNPDDCYLFLRGIPYAATEVEVRAFLSGIRVDGVILIKHRNGLNNGDCLVKCATPGDALEGLKRHRQYMGQRFIEISPTTEERWIECGGTVDVPDEMDHFFCEDLSPKSSGYMHSRRHSRSRSPRRQRTRSRSSPSQEYYIHLRNLSFNVEKRDLRDFFPDLDISSKQIKILTDKHQKRTRDAFVMLRSEREYQAALECHRKVLLNRPVYIFPISRKSMLKIIDSCERKRSLDRDHPGQAISEKSYREGHSSPKICVYVRNFPFDVSKIEVQKFFARFNIDEDDIYLLYDEKGLGLGEALVKFKSEEQAMKAENLNRQTFLGTEVLIRLISEEQMQKFGVSVPLSAPNEVHGYSHPYDRGELSRPVSSPSGPPQGPPMHSFGPPGNFRHHSEFRHPPEDFMGPPKDFRGPPPLMDFGGDSEPFGRMEFGNNKMGNFPEGRFMPDPNFSGGSEHVVPILLKNLPFKATPNEILDFFYGYRVIPESVSVQYNEQGLPSGDAIVAMTNYEEAMAAINELNDRPIGPRKVKLSLL